The following are encoded together in the Pleurocapsa sp. FMAR1 genome:
- a CDS encoding COP23 domain-containing protein, with protein MNSSNNHLKSLVSLASIPSLALVFWSSASNANALPVKNLDFNSIQQLRQVISQTKEPPEVIINQPNSPSSPPSTSISSADTRFTCQLVNNEYTVMYSPESQPNQAYPWAIPSELGGGWTPKKRCDAITSRFETYRQDGLLELSTGVENGYDTICVTTQLDPTDCRLILTVPPGQDPKLTRDLIFDNLLVADDGQQTQGVYTFGDGQSGGNILDEVGKVIGGNSGNNGSRRSPKNINLKPFLDPADGGTGQRLTKSSSVPARPNNSDRKPAIFK; from the coding sequence ATGAACTCTTCAAACAATCATTTAAAATCATTGGTTTCTTTGGCTAGCATTCCTAGCTTGGCATTAGTTTTTTGGAGTAGTGCCAGCAATGCCAATGCCCTACCTGTAAAAAATCTAGACTTCAACAGCATTCAGCAGTTACGTCAGGTTATTAGCCAAACTAAAGAACCGCCAGAAGTAATAATTAATCAACCCAACAGTCCTAGTTCTCCTCCTTCTACTTCTATCAGCAGTGCTGATACTAGATTTACCTGCCAATTAGTTAATAATGAATATACGGTAATGTACTCCCCTGAAAGCCAACCCAACCAAGCATATCCTTGGGCAATTCCTAGTGAATTAGGTGGTGGTTGGACTCCTAAAAAACGTTGTGACGCTATCACCAGCCGTTTTGAAACCTATCGTCAAGATGGACTTCTAGAGTTGTCGACTGGCGTTGAAAATGGCTACGATACTATCTGTGTGACAACTCAACTAGATCCTACTGACTGCCGTCTAATTTTGACTGTTCCCCCTGGACAAGATCCTAAGTTGACTCGCGATCTAATTTTTGACAACTTATTAGTTGCTGATGATGGTCAACAAACCCAGGGTGTTTATACCTTTGGCGATGGTCAATCTGGGGGAAATATTTTAGATGAAGTGGGTAAGGTCATTGGTGGTAATTCTGGTAACAATGGCAGCCGTCGTTCACCTAAAAATATTAATCTTAAACCCTTTCTTGATCCTGCTGATGGTGGTACAGGACAGCGACTAACCAAAAGTAGCTCTGTGCCTGCTCGTCCTAATAATTCCGATCGCAAACCAGCTATTTTTAAGTAA
- a CDS encoding response regulator, giving the protein MTTAKTEAGYTQTHIQHFTATKQIELFESLKESRFSGQLVISDTQNRTWVFYLYLGRIVYASGGIHPVRRWRRHVVAYCPERLAHVEEIQLALANIAQEESRISWEYQLLSVWIDQNKISRDQATKAITATVIEILFDVTQAMDVTCKSIEDNLLTNRLILIDAEQVIKEANKLYSAWQDAKIADRPDMAPIIRQPEALQKRTSAQVYQNLTHLLDGQQSLRDLSVRMKRDVVTVTRSLLPYIQLGLVQLGEIDDIAPPVSTPVAQQLFKTKTPRRVTIACIDDSPVVCKIMESIITEAGYQFVQEMDGLRAIAVLLSRKPDLIFLDLVMPNTNGYEICSQLRQLSFFKSTPIVILTGNDGIVDRVRAKMVGSTDFLAKPAQPEQVLETINKYVVQKKN; this is encoded by the coding sequence ATGACGACTGCCAAAACTGAAGCTGGTTATACTCAAACTCATATTCAACACTTTACGGCTACTAAACAAATTGAACTTTTTGAGTCTCTCAAAGAATCTCGGTTTAGCGGTCAGTTAGTCATCTCCGATACTCAAAATCGTACTTGGGTATTTTATCTGTATTTAGGGCGTATTGTATACGCTAGCGGCGGGATACATCCCGTTAGAAGATGGAGAAGACACGTTGTTGCTTATTGTCCAGAAAGATTAGCTCATGTCGAAGAAATTCAGTTAGCTCTAGCTAATATTGCCCAAGAAGAATCTAGAATTTCTTGGGAATATCAGCTTTTATCAGTTTGGATCGATCAAAACAAAATCAGTCGCGATCAGGCTACAAAAGCAATTACGGCTACGGTAATTGAAATTTTGTTTGATGTGACCCAAGCAATGGATGTGACTTGTAAATCAATCGAAGACAATTTACTAACCAATAGGTTAATTTTGATCGATGCCGAACAAGTTATCAAAGAAGCAAACAAGCTGTATTCAGCTTGGCAAGATGCTAAGATAGCAGACCGTCCTGATATGGCTCCCATTATTCGTCAGCCAGAAGCCTTACAAAAAAGAACTTCTGCCCAAGTTTATCAAAATCTGACTCACTTGTTGGATGGTCAACAAAGTCTGCGGGATCTAAGTGTGCGGATGAAGCGAGACGTAGTTACCGTAACTCGCTCATTGCTGCCATATATTCAGCTAGGTCTAGTGCAGCTAGGTGAAATTGACGATATTGCGCCTCCTGTATCTACGCCAGTTGCTCAACAACTATTTAAAACAAAAACTCCTCGTCGTGTAACCATTGCCTGTATTGATGACAGTCCAGTTGTCTGTAAAATAATGGAGAGCATTATTACCGAGGCTGGATACCAATTTGTGCAGGAAATGGATGGCTTGAGAGCGATCGCGGTTTTGCTCAGTCGTAAACCAGATTTGATTTTTTTAGATCTAGTCATGCCAAATACTAACGGCTATGAAATTTGTTCCCAGCTACGCCAACTGTCTTTTTTTAAAAGCACTCCCATCGTCATTCTTACAGGTAATGATGGCATTGTCGATCGAGTTAGAGCCAAAATGGTAGGCTCAACAGATTTTTTGGCTAAACCTGCTCAACCAGAACAGGTTTTAGAAACTATTAATAAATATGTAGTCCAGAAGAAAAATTAA
- a CDS encoding transaldolase family protein, whose protein sequence is MNKQSPTPNPYDVLEVSSGASNKEITVAFAMAMKRRQYPPDAIALARKSLMNPEERIIADYLRPIIGTVKRFKRSDLFALDRLAPKLEFLSEFDCLDSAIAYVNRATRLLGDGLALVREMSDLLKHSNTEILAASLKSPEEAAATLQAGAHHLTVPMSILQAMATHDLSDKTVTEFLDKGIGISI, encoded by the coding sequence ATGAATAAACAATCGCCAACACCTAATCCTTATGATGTTTTAGAAGTTTCATCTGGAGCATCTAACAAAGAAATCACTGTCGCCTTTGCCATGGCAATGAAGCGTCGTCAATATCCACCAGATGCGATCGCTCTTGCTCGTAAAAGTTTAATGAATCCCGAAGAGAGGATTATTGCCGATTATTTACGTCCTATTATCGGTACTGTTAAACGTTTTAAACGCAGCGATCTATTTGCTTTAGATAGACTAGCACCCAAGCTAGAATTTTTATCAGAATTTGATTGTTTAGATAGTGCGATCGCCTACGTAAACCGTGCCACCAGGCTTTTAGGAGATGGTTTAGCACTGGTCAGAGAAATGTCTGATCTACTCAAACACAGCAATACGGAAATTCTGGCAGCTAGCCTTAAGTCTCCTGAAGAAGCTGCTGCGACCCTGCAAGCAGGAGCGCATCACCTCACCGTTCCTATGTCAATTTTACAGGCAATGGCAACTCATGATTTATCAGATAAGACCGTAACTGAGTTTCTAGATAAGGGAATCGGTATTTCTATTTAG
- the ctpB gene encoding carboxyl-terminal processing protease CtpB has product MNYSSKRFGFILSSLRFKKHCSRTITLGVALTTASLLIPQNTAPVAAALENSPKTVVDEVWQIINSEYVDPDFNHIDWKIQRQQLLKNKYSDNKAAYQAIRKSLKDLGDPYTRFLDPEEYAELTSQTSGELSGIGIRLGTDKKTNKLVVVEPIPNSPASRAGLKAGDYIQSINGKPTKSMSLEQASAEIKGEVGTQVKLTIARPEKPTFDVAIARAQIELPSVSYALNQERNSKVGYIKLDEFSSHAAEQMQKAIQDLSSKQASGFVLDLRGNPGGLLFSGVEIARLWMEKGAIVSTIDRKGGNDKFAANGKALTDLPLVVLVDGYSASASEILAGALKQNHRAKLVGSRTYGKGTVQSVHSLSDGSGLAVTIAHYYPPNGVDINKKGIAPNITVDLNRQQQTDLSINPSLIGTDADPQYSRAVAILQNEFISKTKNAAPVASPK; this is encoded by the coding sequence ATGAACTATTCTTCTAAGCGTTTTGGTTTTATTTTAAGCTCACTAAGATTTAAAAAACATTGTTCAAGAACTATTACATTAGGCGTTGCTTTGACAACAGCTTCTTTGTTAATACCCCAAAATACTGCACCTGTAGCCGCCGCTTTAGAAAATAGCCCTAAAACTGTTGTTGATGAAGTATGGCAGATTATCAATAGCGAATATGTAGATCCTGACTTTAACCATATTGACTGGAAAATTCAGCGTCAACAATTATTAAAAAATAAATATAGTGATAATAAAGCTGCATATCAGGCTATTCGTAAATCTCTCAAAGATTTGGGCGATCCCTACACCAGATTTTTAGATCCAGAGGAATACGCAGAACTAACTAGCCAAACTTCAGGAGAATTATCAGGTATTGGTATTCGTTTGGGAACGGACAAAAAAACTAATAAGCTAGTTGTGGTTGAACCTATTCCAAATTCACCAGCAAGCAGAGCGGGATTAAAAGCAGGAGACTATATACAAAGCATTAATGGCAAGCCGACAAAATCAATGTCGTTAGAACAAGCTTCGGCAGAAATCAAGGGTGAAGTCGGTACCCAAGTAAAATTAACCATAGCTCGTCCAGAAAAGCCAACTTTTGATGTAGCCATTGCCAGAGCGCAAATTGAACTTCCTTCGGTTAGCTACGCTCTTAATCAAGAACGAAACTCCAAAGTAGGGTATATCAAGCTAGATGAATTTAGCTCCCACGCAGCAGAACAAATGCAGAAAGCGATCCAAGATTTAAGTTCTAAGCAAGCCTCTGGCTTTGTCTTAGATCTGCGGGGAAATCCAGGAGGCTTACTGTTTTCTGGTGTAGAAATTGCCCGTTTGTGGATGGAAAAAGGAGCAATTGTTTCTACCATAGATCGCAAAGGTGGTAACGATAAATTTGCAGCTAATGGTAAAGCATTAACTGATTTGCCTTTAGTAGTGCTAGTTGATGGCTACTCTGCCAGTGCCAGCGAGATTTTAGCAGGAGCTTTAAAACAAAATCATCGAGCCAAGCTTGTAGGTAGTCGCACTTATGGTAAGGGTACAGTACAGTCAGTTCATTCTCTTTCCGATGGTTCTGGTTTAGCAGTGACTATTGCTCACTACTATCCTCCCAATGGTGTAGACATCAATAAAAAAGGTATTGCTCCAAATATTACAGTGGATTTAAATCGTCAGCAGCAAACTGATTTAAGTATTAATCCCAGCTTGATTGGTACAGACGCAGATCCTCAATATTCAAGAGCAGTAGCAATTTTACAAAATGAGTTTATTAGCAAAACTAAAAACGCTGCTCCTGTTGCTAGTCCTAAGTAA
- a CDS encoding NUDIX hydrolase has product MSDRSVQHLIPIAIAIIHQDGKYLMQLRDNIPSIIYPGVWGLFGGHIEPGENPEAGLRRELIEEINYPVEQLTKFNSYNDNKYARYVFSCHLCVTIDNLELNEGDDFGLLTLAEIKNGFGYSPKNKEFRALGDLPRQIILDFIAA; this is encoded by the coding sequence ATGAGCGATCGCTCTGTTCAGCATCTAATACCAATAGCGATCGCGATAATTCATCAAGACGGGAAGTATTTGATGCAGTTGCGAGACAACATTCCTAGTATTATTTATCCAGGGGTATGGGGACTATTTGGAGGTCATATAGAACCAGGAGAAAATCCAGAAGCAGGACTAAGAAGAGAATTAATCGAAGAGATTAACTATCCCGTTGAGCAATTAACCAAGTTTAATTCTTATAATGACAACAAATACGCGCGTTATGTTTTTTCTTGTCACCTCTGTGTCACAATAGATAATTTAGAACTTAACGAAGGGGATGATTTTGGTTTATTGACTTTGGCAGAGATAAAAAATGGTTTCGGGTATTCGCCAAAAAATAAAGAATTCAGAGCTTTAGGGGATCTCCCGCGCCAAATTATACTTGATTTTATTGCCGCCTAA
- the folD gene encoding bifunctional methylenetetrahydrofolate dehydrogenase/methenyltetrahydrofolate cyclohydrolase FolD, with translation MSASNPRLLDGKALAKKILSELKIKIDQFQPKIGRPPGLAVLMVGDNPASAVYVRNKEKACQKVGIATMGQHFTGNATQAELEQVIAQLNQDERVDGILVQLPLPKHLDSIALLRCIDPDKDADGLHEVNLGKLVRSESGLRSCTPAGVMKILKEYDLNPAGKKAVVIGRSILVGKPVALMLLEANATVTIAHSYTSDLGAVCREADILVAAAGRPEMITRDMIKPGAIVIDVGINRVEKEGKSKLVGDVAFAEVAELASYITPVPGGIGPMTVAMLLSNTVQSYAKKAKD, from the coding sequence ATGTCTGCCTCAAACCCTCGTCTGCTAGATGGTAAAGCCTTAGCCAAAAAAATTCTGTCAGAATTAAAAATCAAAATTGACCAGTTCCAGCCAAAAATTGGTCGTCCTCCAGGTTTAGCAGTATTGATGGTGGGAGACAATCCTGCTAGTGCTGTTTATGTTCGTAATAAAGAAAAAGCCTGTCAAAAAGTGGGGATTGCGACCATGGGTCAGCATTTTACTGGCAATGCTACCCAAGCAGAATTAGAACAGGTAATTGCTCAATTAAACCAAGATGAGCGAGTAGACGGTATTTTGGTGCAGCTTCCTTTACCAAAGCATTTAGACTCTATTGCTTTACTGCGCTGTATAGATCCTGATAAAGATGCTGATGGTTTACATGAGGTGAATTTGGGTAAGCTGGTGCGTTCAGAGTCTGGTTTACGTAGCTGCACTCCTGCGGGGGTGATGAAGATTTTAAAAGAATATGATCTCAATCCTGCGGGCAAAAAAGCTGTAGTGATAGGCAGGAGTATTTTAGTCGGTAAGCCAGTGGCTTTAATGCTCTTAGAAGCAAACGCCACTGTTACTATTGCTCACTCTTATACCTCAGACTTGGGTGCAGTATGTCGTGAAGCAGATATTTTGGTTGCAGCAGCAGGCAGACCAGAAATGATTACCCGCGACATGATCAAACCTGGTGCAATAGTTATTGATGTGGGTATTAACCGAGTAGAAAAAGAGGGAAAATCAAAGTTAGTAGGTGATGTGGCTTTTGCTGAGGTTGCAGAACTAGCCAGCTATATAACTCCTGTTCCTGGAGGAATAGGTCCGATGACGGTAGCAATGCTGCTTAGTAATACAGTGCAAAGTTATGCTAAAAAGGCTAAAGATTAG
- a CDS encoding STAS domain-containing protein, whose amino-acid sequence MNSIVQIIEPIGIFDGTKAADFQYQIDQSVESGVHTILVDFKEVTFMDSSGLGALVKALKTLQAADVSLFICSINEQIKILFELTSMDKYFAILDSREEFTKQLNKSA is encoded by the coding sequence ATGAATTCTATTGTTCAAATAATTGAACCTATAGGTATTTTTGACGGCACCAAAGCAGCAGATTTTCAATACCAAATTGACCAAAGTGTAGAAAGTGGTGTACACACTATTCTAGTTGACTTTAAGGAAGTCACGTTTATGGATAGTTCTGGTTTAGGAGCTTTGGTAAAAGCTTTGAAGACTTTACAAGCTGCTGATGTCAGTCTTTTTATATGCTCAATTAATGAACAAATTAAGATTTTGTTTGAATTAACTAGTATGGATAAATACTTTGCTATTTTAGATAGTCGTGAAGAATTTACCAAACAGTTGAATAAATCGGCATGA
- the crtO gene encoding beta-carotene ketolase CrtO, whose protein sequence is MEAYDAIAIGAGHNGLVCAAYLLNAGYSVLLLEKRPVPGGAATTEEAIPEEAPGFKFNLCAIDHEFIFLGPIIEELQLNKYGLKYLSCDPHTFCPHPDGKYFLAHQDLAKTQAAIARYSERDAAKYVEFIGYWSKLMSAIAPFFNAPPQSIFGIAKGYKGKNLADILAIAGSKDKALNFIRTMITAPEDLLNEYFDTELVKAPLARLAAEIGAPPSQKGITAGLMMLAMRHHPGMARPQGGTGALTQALVRLVTAKGGKILTEQMVKEVIVEDNRAVGVRVAGGKEYRANKAVISNIDVRRLFLQLIDRDAVKPDLREKVDRRITNNNETILKIDCALSEAPKFTAYQDDNNEHLIGTVLIADSVAHVEQAHSLATMGQIPDANPSMYLDIPSVLDPTLAPEGKHTLWIEFFAPYQIAGKENTGLYGTGWTDELKNQVADNVIDKLADYAPNIKDSIIARRVESPAELGERLGSYKGNYYHLDMTLDQMIFLRPLPEIANYTTPIKNLYLTGAGTHPGGSISGMPGRNCARVFLNQQQPLVKAQQSVNSLLRSLLGINET, encoded by the coding sequence ATGGAAGCGTATGATGCGATCGCCATTGGTGCTGGTCATAATGGATTAGTCTGTGCTGCATACCTACTAAATGCTGGTTACAGCGTCCTGTTGTTAGAGAAGCGTCCTGTACCTGGAGGGGCAGCAACTACCGAAGAAGCAATTCCCGAAGAAGCTCCAGGATTTAAGTTTAATCTATGTGCTATTGACCATGAGTTTATTTTTCTTGGTCCTATTATTGAAGAATTGCAGCTAAATAAATATGGCTTGAAGTATCTTAGCTGCGATCCTCATACTTTTTGTCCCCACCCAGACGGTAAATACTTTTTGGCACATCAAGATTTAGCTAAAACTCAAGCAGCGATCGCCCGTTACAGCGAACGAGATGCAGCTAAATACGTTGAGTTTATTGGTTATTGGTCAAAATTAATGAGTGCGATCGCGCCTTTTTTTAATGCTCCACCTCAGTCTATCTTCGGTATTGCTAAAGGCTATAAAGGCAAAAATCTAGCAGATATTTTGGCGATCGCAGGCTCTAAAGATAAGGCGTTAAACTTTATCCGCACCATGATTACCGCTCCAGAGGATCTGCTCAATGAATACTTTGATACTGAACTTGTCAAAGCTCCCCTGGCTAGGTTGGCAGCCGAAATTGGCGCACCGCCTTCCCAAAAAGGCATTACCGCAGGTTTAATGATGTTGGCGATGCGTCATCACCCAGGCATGGCTCGCCCTCAAGGTGGCACAGGAGCATTAACCCAGGCTTTAGTTAGGTTAGTCACCGCTAAAGGTGGCAAAATATTAACCGAACAAATGGTCAAAGAAGTGATCGTCGAAGATAACCGCGCTGTTGGGGTAAGAGTAGCTGGGGGCAAGGAATATCGAGCTAATAAAGCCGTAATTTCTAATATTGATGTCCGTCGGCTGTTTTTACAGCTAATCGATCGAGATGCAGTTAAGCCAGATTTAAGAGAAAAAGTCGATCGCCGTATTACCAACAACAACGAAACCATACTCAAAATCGACTGTGCTTTATCCGAAGCTCCCAAGTTTACAGCATATCAGGACGATAACAATGAGCATTTAATCGGTACTGTGTTAATTGCCGACTCCGTAGCCCATGTTGAACAGGCACACTCTTTAGCCACCATGGGACAAATTCCTGATGCCAACCCGTCGATGTATCTAGATATTCCCTCTGTTTTAGATCCTACCCTCGCCCCAGAAGGGAAGCATACCCTTTGGATTGAATTTTTTGCGCCCTATCAAATAGCTGGCAAGGAAAATACTGGTTTATACGGCACTGGCTGGACAGATGAACTAAAAAACCAAGTCGCCGATAACGTTATTGATAAGCTTGCCGACTATGCCCCTAATATCAAAGATTCAATCATTGCCCGTCGGGTAGAAAGTCCCGCCGAGTTGGGAGAAAGATTAGGTTCATACAAGGGCAATTATTATCATTTAGATATGACCTTGGATCAAATGATCTTCTTACGTCCTCTGCCAGAAATTGCCAACTATACTACCCCAATTAAAAACCTTTATCTTACAGGGGCAGGAACTCACCCAGGAGGATCGATTTCGGGGATGCCAGGACGCAATTGCGCCCGCGTATTTCTCAATCAGCAACAGCCTCTAGTTAAGGCACAACAGTCGGTTAATTCTCTGTTGCGATCGCTTTTAGGCATCAATGAAACATGA
- a CDS encoding class I SAM-dependent methyltransferase, which produces MISQELREILIAKIKSSPKQQITFAEYMALALYHQQYGYYNSGTVTIGAQGDFFTSSSLGKDFGELLAIQFKQMWTNLGCPDPFYLVEMGAGNGELAQDILLYLQESEADLTKTLKYIIVEESTALTRVQQKRLAENKFTQLSWQNWSDISSESITGCFFANELVDAFPVHRITKSQNRLQEVYLSLEQDRLSETIDSLSTARLAEYLDLVNIDLLEPQYPQDYYTEINLQALDWLKTIAAKLKRGYILTVDYGYTADKYYRPARSQGTLQCYYQHRRHNNPYANLGHQDITAHVDFTALQRQGELCNLKTLGFTQQGLFLMALGLGDRLNDLSSGKYEITEIFKRRDALHQLIDPTGLGGFGVLIQGKNLKDERSLQGLTMPPML; this is translated from the coding sequence ATGATCTCTCAAGAATTACGCGAAATTCTTATTGCCAAAATTAAAAGTTCCCCAAAACAACAAATCACTTTTGCTGAATATATGGCGTTGGCTTTATATCATCAGCAGTATGGTTACTACAATTCGGGAACAGTAACCATCGGTGCCCAAGGAGATTTTTTTACATCCTCTTCTCTGGGCAAAGATTTTGGCGAGTTATTGGCAATTCAATTTAAGCAGATGTGGACAAATTTAGGCTGTCCCGATCCTTTTTATCTCGTGGAAATGGGCGCAGGTAATGGTGAACTTGCTCAGGATATTCTGCTTTATCTGCAAGAAAGTGAAGCTGATTTAACTAAGACTTTAAAATATATTATTGTCGAAGAATCCACTGCCTTAACTAGAGTACAGCAAAAACGTTTGGCTGAAAATAAATTTACTCAACTTAGTTGGCAAAATTGGTCAGATATCAGCAGTGAGAGTATTACGGGGTGCTTTTTTGCCAATGAATTAGTAGATGCTTTTCCCGTACATCGAATAACCAAAAGTCAAAATCGGTTACAGGAAGTATATTTAAGCTTAGAGCAAGATCGACTAAGCGAAACTATTGATTCTCTCTCTACAGCCAGATTAGCTGAATATCTAGATTTAGTAAATATTGATTTACTAGAACCACAATACCCCCAGGATTACTATACCGAAATCAATCTTCAGGCTCTTGACTGGCTAAAAACAATAGCAGCTAAACTAAAACGAGGATATATCTTGACTGTGGACTATGGCTATACCGCAGATAAATATTATCGCCCTGCCCGTAGCCAAGGAACTCTTCAATGTTATTATCAACATCGTCGTCACAACAATCCCTACGCTAATTTAGGTCATCAAGACATTACGGCTCATGTAGATTTTACTGCCTTGCAACGCCAAGGAGAGTTATGTAATCTAAAAACTTTAGGCTTTACTCAACAGGGATTATTTTTGATGGCTTTAGGTCTGGGCGATCGCCTAAATGACCTTTCTAGCGGTAAATATGAGATCACAGAAATATTTAAACGCCGTGATGCTCTACATCAATTAATCGATCCTACAGGTTTGGGTGGATTTGGAGTATTAATTCAGGGTAAAAATTTAAAGGACGAGCGATCGCTTCAAGGTCTAACCATGCCACCAATGTTATAA
- a CDS encoding fatty acyl-AMP ligase — translation MSGLRNKIKAATLVDILRNQADEKPHQTVYNYLIDGETEEASLTYGQLEKKAKAIAAYLQSVCSPQDRVLLLYPSSLDYITAFFGCLYAGVIAIPAYPPRPNRSLNRIHNILQNAQTNLALTNTETLYGLQRQLENTTELQSLHWIATDTINNDLGQNWREPNISEDSIAFLQYTSGSTAEPKGVKIAYRNLLHNMEAIHRCFRHSPESNGVIWLPPYHDMGLIGGILQPLYGDFPVTLMSPLMFLQNPLRWLKAISRCKATTSGGPNFAYDLCVRKFKPEQLTDLDLSSWQVAFNGAEPINHETLNKFAATFAPYGFKYSAFYPCYGMAEATLIISGGSKNAAVVTKTVQGKALEQNQIVLADMNEPHPHTLVSCGMGLNDQKIAIANPETMVSCQPGEVGEIWVSGSSIAQGYWRQPQITKETFAAYLQDTKEGPFLRTGDLGFIDRGELFFTGRLKDMIVIKGRNHYPQDIEKTVEDTNSWIRPSCVASFSVNIQGEEKLIVLAEVERRYWSSNRSVKTASNGSSSANEMINVKDLIQIIRREISKNHDLQVYTTLLLKPGSLPKTSSGKIQRHACRTEFLANTIEGLPV, via the coding sequence ATGAGTGGTTTAAGAAATAAAATTAAAGCAGCTACCCTAGTCGATATCCTCCGTAATCAGGCTGACGAAAAGCCTCATCAAACTGTATATAATTACTTGATTGATGGCGAAACAGAAGAAGCTAGCCTTACCTATGGTCAGTTAGAAAAGAAGGCAAAAGCGATCGCTGCCTATCTTCAATCTGTATGTTCTCCTCAAGATCGGGTTTTATTGCTATACCCCTCTAGCTTAGACTATATTACTGCTTTTTTTGGTTGCCTTTATGCTGGAGTAATTGCTATTCCCGCTTATCCCCCCAGACCTAACCGCTCCTTAAACCGCATTCATAATATTTTGCAAAATGCCCAGACTAATCTGGCGTTGACCAATACCGAAACACTATACGGTCTTCAGCGTCAATTAGAAAATACCACAGAGCTACAAAGCTTACACTGGATCGCGACAGATACAATCAACAATGATTTGGGGCAAAATTGGCGCGAACCAAACATTTCTGAAGATAGTATCGCCTTTTTACAATATACCTCTGGTTCAACGGCAGAACCGAAAGGGGTCAAGATTGCTTATCGAAACTTGCTACACAACATGGAGGCAATCCATCGCTGCTTTAGGCACTCTCCTGAAAGCAACGGGGTAATTTGGCTACCTCCGTATCATGATATGGGTCTAATTGGCGGTATTCTCCAGCCTCTTTATGGCGATTTTCCTGTGACCTTAATGTCGCCGTTGATGTTTTTACAAAATCCTCTACGTTGGCTCAAGGCAATTTCTCGCTGTAAAGCTACCACTAGTGGCGGTCCTAATTTTGCCTACGATCTTTGTGTACGCAAATTTAAACCAGAACAGCTAACGGACTTGGATCTTAGTAGTTGGCAAGTAGCATTTAATGGTGCAGAGCCAATCAATCATGAAACTCTCAATAAATTCGCCGCTACTTTTGCACCCTATGGTTTTAAATATTCTGCTTTTTATCCCTGCTATGGCATGGCAGAAGCCACTTTAATTATCTCAGGTGGTTCAAAAAACGCAGCAGTAGTCACCAAAACCGTGCAGGGAAAAGCTTTAGAACAAAATCAAATTGTGCTTGCCGATATGAACGAACCTCACCCCCATACTTTAGTAAGCTGTGGGATGGGTTTAAACGATCAAAAAATTGCGATCGCCAATCCTGAAACTATGGTTAGCTGTCAGCCAGGAGAAGTAGGCGAAATTTGGGTATCTGGCTCTAGTATTGCCCAAGGCTATTGGCGACAACCCCAAATAACTAAAGAAACTTTTGCAGCCTATCTTCAAGATACTAAAGAAGGACCTTTCTTACGTACAGGTGATTTAGGCTTTATCGATCGAGGGGAATTATTTTTTACTGGTCGTCTCAAGGATATGATTGTGATCAAAGGTCGCAATCACTATCCCCAAGACATAGAAAAAACCGTTGAAGATACCAACTCTTGGATAAGACCAAGCTGCGTTGCTAGTTTTTCCGTCAATATTCAAGGAGAAGAGAAACTTATTGTTTTAGCTGAGGTTGAGCGTCGTTACTGGAGTAGCAATCGCTCTGTTAAAACTGCTTCAAATGGTAGTTCTTCCGCCAACGAAATGATTAATGTTAAAGATTTAATCCAAATCATTCGACGAGAGATTTCTAAAAATCACGACTTACAGGTATACACTACCCTTTTGCTCAAGCCTGGTAGTCTACCTAAAACCTCTAGCGGTAAAATTCAACGTCATGCTTGTCGTACCGAATTTCTTGCCAATACTATAGAAGGTTTACCCGTTTAG